The following proteins are co-located in the Candidatus Deferrimicrobiaceae bacterium genome:
- a CDS encoding sugar phosphate isomerase/epimerase family protein: MELSLSTHLFVFHPLAERIIRLFPQFGFSKAELWGMPPHFPAGDPVAGDALASLLERHGVTAASVHSPLYPDVRNYRKERWYSLSTEDGAHRAESVAATLRSADYLARHGGGVLVLHTGFPAEHWYPHRWKAFLSSLDALSAALPDTVRFAVENTPGESTRTERILELVDRYPAERVGICLDLAHAHMQGSVLNAIRTAGPRLIHVHASDNHGVHDDHLVPGKGTIAWEPVLSALGEVAFDGMFTLELRDYTIGDDAPYRSFEALLTECRSALDRLFGEAR, encoded by the coding sequence ATGGAACTCTCGTTGTCTACGCATCTGTTCGTGTTTCACCCGCTCGCGGAGCGGATCATCCGCCTGTTTCCGCAGTTCGGGTTCTCGAAGGCCGAACTCTGGGGGATGCCGCCCCATTTCCCGGCGGGCGATCCCGTCGCCGGCGACGCCCTGGCAAGCCTGCTCGAACGACACGGTGTCACGGCCGCCAGCGTCCATTCTCCGCTTTATCCCGATGTGCGGAATTACCGGAAGGAACGGTGGTATTCCCTCAGCACCGAAGACGGGGCGCACCGCGCGGAATCGGTTGCGGCGACGCTTCGGTCCGCCGATTACCTGGCCCGTCACGGCGGTGGAGTCCTCGTCCTGCACACCGGCTTCCCGGCCGAGCACTGGTATCCGCACCGGTGGAAAGCGTTCCTTTCCTCGCTCGATGCGCTCAGCGCGGCCCTTCCCGACACCGTGCGCTTCGCGGTCGAGAACACCCCCGGCGAGTCCACCCGCACGGAGCGGATACTCGAGCTCGTCGACCGCTATCCCGCCGAACGGGTTGGAATCTGTCTTGACCTTGCGCATGCCCACATGCAGGGAAGTGTGCTGAACGCGATCCGGACCGCAGGCCCCAGGCTTATCCATGTGCATGCCTCCGACAATCACGGTGTCCACGACGATCACCTGGTGCCCGGCAAGGGGACCATCGCGTGGGAGCCGGTCCTCTCGGCCCTCGGGGAGGTTGCGTTCGACGGGATGTTCACGCTGGAGCTGCGCGACTACACGATCGGCGATGACGCCCCGTATCGCTCCTTCGAAGCGCTGCTGACCGAGTGCCGGTCCGCACTCGACCGGCTGTTCGGGGAGGCCCGATGA
- a CDS encoding phosphotransferase codes for MTADADLPAVEHALSAIFRRPVRPREIRALAGDASTRRYYRVLLPPESGRDSVILMRYPDEIPAGTELPFLNVRRYFVKANIPVPAVLAHFPEDRALWLEDLGDTMLEDQVKADGVAACLPFYERCIEILVRIQSDGTRILDRDAIPAGLAFNVPKFAWEIDFFFEHAVRGFGGIPLSVRDERAIEDLLLPHLERLAALPRVLTHRDFHSRNFMVRENGDLVLLDFQDARMGNVYYDLASLLRDSYVTLPETMEADLVYGWQSAASADLRRAAGDPSAFGYLLDLMALQRNIKAIGTFGNQAHVRGKRLYLQFIPPTVAHLARNFARNPELRTLAGRLLPILTALSQKASGEASA; via the coding sequence ATGACCGCCGACGCCGACCTGCCCGCAGTCGAGCACGCCCTTTCCGCGATCTTCCGCCGCCCGGTCCGGCCTCGCGAAATCCGGGCGCTGGCAGGCGATGCTTCGACCCGTCGATACTACCGTGTCCTCCTCCCTCCCGAATCCGGCCGCGACTCCGTCATCCTCATGCGATATCCCGACGAGATTCCCGCCGGGACCGAGCTTCCCTTCCTCAACGTCCGCCGTTACTTCGTGAAAGCGAACATCCCCGTCCCCGCCGTCCTGGCCCATTTTCCCGAGGACCGGGCGCTCTGGCTCGAGGATCTCGGCGACACGATGCTCGAGGACCAGGTCAAGGCCGACGGGGTCGCCGCGTGTCTTCCGTTTTACGAGCGATGCATCGAGATCCTCGTCCGGATCCAGTCCGACGGGACGCGAATCCTCGACCGCGACGCCATCCCGGCCGGCCTCGCCTTCAACGTTCCGAAATTCGCCTGGGAGATCGACTTCTTCTTCGAGCATGCCGTCCGCGGCTTCGGAGGCATCCCGCTATCCGTGCGCGATGAGCGTGCGATCGAGGACCTGCTGCTTCCGCACCTCGAACGGTTGGCCGCGCTCCCCCGGGTCCTCACGCACCGGGATTTCCACAGTCGAAACTTCATGGTGCGGGAGAACGGCGATCTCGTCCTGCTCGATTTCCAGGATGCCCGGATGGGCAACGTTTATTACGACCTGGCGTCGCTGCTGCGCGATTCCTACGTCACCCTTCCGGAGACGATGGAGGCTGATCTCGTTTACGGATGGCAGAGCGCCGCATCCGCCGACCTCCGGCGCGCAGCCGGCGATCCGTCAGCCTTCGGCTACCTTCTCGACCTTATGGCGCTCCAGCGCAACATCAAGGCGATCGGCACCTTCGGCAACCAGGCGCACGTTCGCGGCAAGCGTCTCTACCTGCAGTTCATTCCGCCGACGGTCGCCCACCTTGCGCGCAATTTCGCGCGCAACCCCGAGCTGCGCACCCTGGCCGGGCGCCTGCTCCCGATCCTGACCGCTTTGTCACAAAAAGCATCCGGCGAGGCATCGGCATGA
- a CDS encoding NDP-sugar synthase — translation MKGMILAAGLGTRLHPLSYEMPKPVVPVLGRPLCAWTMAFLARSGVKSFVLNLHQHPRLIQQAVLGWAGKRTPVQFTIEPDILGTGGGIGNARNHLKGGTFVTANGDTIVNFNFAQALAYHRRKKSLATLVLFPNRDKRYTPVWIRPHGRLAGFGTDAGDGRLSGFYTGVQIIEPELLDLIPQGKPSCIIRDIYIPLIARGAPIHGFLTKGSFREFGTPSDYLRETLALLGEPAERDPAPVFSAPGVEVIQPAWISPRARIASGATIGPNAVIEADASIETGARVSDAVVWPGAVLGRGEAVRGAVLTAQRRLSINLGSPP, via the coding sequence ATGAAAGGGATGATCCTGGCTGCGGGGCTCGGAACCCGGTTGCATCCGCTCTCCTACGAAATGCCGAAACCGGTCGTGCCGGTGCTCGGTCGGCCCCTGTGCGCCTGGACGATGGCGTTTCTCGCCCGCAGCGGCGTGAAATCGTTCGTGCTCAACCTGCACCAGCATCCGCGCCTGATCCAGCAGGCCGTCCTGGGCTGGGCAGGGAAACGCACGCCGGTCCAGTTCACGATCGAGCCCGATATCCTGGGCACGGGCGGCGGCATCGGCAACGCCCGCAACCACCTCAAGGGCGGCACTTTCGTCACCGCCAACGGCGACACGATCGTGAACTTCAACTTTGCGCAGGCGCTCGCATACCACCGGCGAAAGAAATCGCTGGCCACGCTGGTCCTCTTTCCCAATCGCGACAAGCGGTACACGCCGGTCTGGATCCGACCCCACGGCCGGCTCGCCGGCTTCGGGACCGACGCCGGCGACGGGCGTCTCTCCGGCTTCTACACCGGCGTCCAGATCATCGAGCCCGAGCTGCTCGACCTGATCCCGCAAGGCAAGCCGTCATGCATCATCCGCGACATCTACATCCCGCTGATCGCGCGGGGCGCACCGATCCACGGCTTCCTGACCAAGGGATCGTTCCGCGAGTTCGGAACGCCGTCCGATTATCTTCGCGAGACGCTCGCCCTGCTCGGCGAGCCGGCCGAACGCGATCCCGCCCCCGTCTTCTCGGCCCCCGGGGTCGAGGTCATCCAGCCGGCCTGGATTTCTCCCCGGGCGCGCATCGCGTCCGGGGCGACGATCGGCCCCAACGCCGTGATCGAGGCCGACGCCTCGATCGAGACCGGGGCGCGCGTCTCCGATGCGGTCGTCTGGCCCGGAGCCGTCCTGGGGCGGGGCGAAGCGGTCCGGGGCGCCGTCCTCACGGCGCAAAGACGCTTGAGCATCAACCTGGGTTCCCCCCCATAA
- the wrbA gene encoding NAD(P)H:quinone oxidoreductase: protein MKVLVLFHSTYGHVYRMAEAVAEGAREVPGAEVVLRRVPETLSDEILAKMGALEARKAFAHVPIVTVDELPGYDAILFGTPTRFGNMCGQMRQFLDATGGLWATGALVGKVGSVFASSATQHGGQESTILSFHITLLHQGFVVVGLPYAFQGQMRNDEITGGSPYGASTIAGTQGERLPSANELAAARFQGKHVASIATKLARD from the coding sequence ATGAAGGTTCTCGTCCTGTTCCACTCGACTTACGGCCACGTTTACCGGATGGCGGAAGCCGTTGCGGAAGGAGCCCGGGAGGTTCCGGGCGCCGAAGTCGTCCTCCGGCGCGTCCCCGAGACATTGAGCGACGAGATCCTCGCCAAGATGGGCGCCCTCGAGGCCCGGAAGGCGTTTGCGCACGTCCCGATCGTCACGGTCGACGAGCTGCCCGGCTACGATGCGATCCTGTTCGGAACCCCGACCCGCTTCGGAAACATGTGCGGCCAGATGCGCCAGTTCCTCGACGCCACGGGCGGGCTCTGGGCCACGGGCGCCCTCGTCGGGAAAGTCGGCAGCGTTTTCGCAAGCAGCGCCACGCAGCACGGCGGCCAGGAATCGACCATCCTGAGCTTCCACATCACGCTGCTTCACCAGGGTTTTGTCGTAGTGGGGCTGCCCTATGCGTTTCAGGGGCAGATGCGGAACGACGAGATTACCGGGGGGTCGCCCTACGGCGCCTCGACGATCGCGGGCACGCAGGGAGAGCGGCTTCCCTCGGCCAACGAGCTCGCGGCGGCACGGTTCCAGGGCAAACACGTGGCCTCGATCGCCACGAAGCTCGCCCGAGACTGA
- a CDS encoding DUF255 domain-containing protein, which yields MSAIAWNDWGAEAFARAGSEGKLLFLLISAGWCPGCRDLEGVSLSDPRIRARLSESYVCIRVDSDLRPDLNDRYNQGGWPSVAVLFPDGRILTGATRLPPDPLLAVLDRCAAFYRNDRERIDAWLAIPPRVPEASDSTDSSASDSGDVPGEDLLPLVRQAVISQVDPVHPGFFGEPKHLMVDALAFLRDLWLFEPGAEPGETFLSILRRMVQSEVHDTDGGGFFRYAERRDWTGAVPEKRLEDNAGMLSLCASAFELSGDPLFADAARGTLRFLLLSLRDAESGAFFSGPDADAATGRRIIVSEYNALAVSALIVAARAFPESGEGTSGDGLLQRAIQVGRFLSEKLYPGYLADQVAAVTAYLDLRDATQDSGWLDRATDVIDRVRLTLFDPRVGLFSDRVGRPDDQGLLRVPRYPFGANSGAAAALIRCAELTGREDLLVAGRRLLVRLSEVFDERSGPFNASYGSALLRDRHGKAGKEALPGDPA from the coding sequence TTGTCCGCGATCGCCTGGAACGACTGGGGGGCGGAAGCCTTCGCGCGCGCCGGCTCCGAGGGAAAGCTGCTGTTCCTCCTGATCTCGGCCGGGTGGTGTCCCGGATGCCGCGATCTCGAGGGCGTTTCGCTCTCCGATCCACGTATCCGGGCGCGGCTTTCGGAGTCCTACGTCTGCATCCGGGTCGATTCCGACCTGCGACCCGACCTCAACGACCGCTACAACCAGGGAGGATGGCCGAGCGTGGCGGTTCTGTTCCCCGATGGCCGGATCCTGACCGGGGCAACCCGCCTTCCGCCCGACCCGCTGCTCGCCGTGCTCGACCGCTGCGCTGCGTTCTATCGAAATGACCGGGAACGGATCGATGCCTGGCTGGCGATTCCCCCAAGGGTTCCCGAGGCATCCGATTCGACGGATTCGTCTGCATCCGATTCCGGCGACGTTCCCGGCGAAGATCTGCTCCCGCTGGTCCGGCAGGCCGTGATCTCGCAGGTCGACCCTGTGCACCCCGGCTTTTTCGGCGAGCCGAAGCACCTGATGGTCGACGCGCTCGCGTTCCTGCGCGACCTCTGGTTGTTCGAGCCCGGGGCCGAGCCGGGGGAGACGTTCCTTTCCATCCTGCGCCGCATGGTGCAATCCGAGGTGCACGACACGGACGGCGGGGGCTTCTTCCGCTATGCCGAGCGGCGAGACTGGACCGGGGCCGTTCCCGAGAAAAGGCTGGAAGACAACGCCGGCATGCTGTCGCTTTGCGCTTCGGCCTTCGAACTTTCCGGTGATCCGCTTTTTGCCGACGCGGCCCGCGGAACGCTTCGATTTCTGTTGCTTTCGCTGCGCGACGCGGAAAGCGGCGCCTTCTTTTCCGGCCCGGATGCCGATGCTGCGACTGGTCGGCGGATCATCGTCTCCGAATACAATGCTCTCGCCGTCTCTGCGTTGATCGTCGCGGCCCGGGCCTTCCCCGAGAGCGGAGAGGGTACTTCGGGAGACGGCCTCTTGCAGCGCGCCATCCAGGTGGGGCGCTTCCTTTCGGAGAAGCTGTACCCGGGATATCTCGCCGATCAGGTGGCGGCGGTTACCGCTTACCTCGACCTTCGGGATGCCACGCAGGATTCGGGTTGGCTCGACCGGGCGACGGATGTGATCGACCGGGTGCGGCTGACGCTGTTCGACCCCCGCGTCGGCCTGTTTTCCGATCGGGTCGGGAGGCCCGACGACCAGGGACTGCTCCGGGTTCCCCGATATCCCTTCGGGGCAAATTCAGGGGCCGCGGCGGCTTTGATCCGTTGTGCGGAGCTGACGGGACGGGAAGATCTTCTAGTGGCGGGGAGGCGATTGCTGGTCCGGCTTTCGGAAGTATTCGACGAGCGGAGCGGGCCCTTCAACGCGTCCTACGGGAGCGCCCTGTTGCGTGACCGGCACGGGAAGGCCGGGAAGGAAGCCCTCCCCGGCGATCCCGCCTGA
- a CDS encoding undecaprenyl-diphosphate phosphatase, whose protein sequence is MTILQAIILGLLQGATEFLPVSSSGHLFLTQKLLGLNEPELAFDTLLHLGTLGAVLFFLRREIADMAGSLFDRRKFFPKRAWGRREIGLILLATLPTGIIGLAFHKVVETQLTVLGIGLRYLVLTGLLIVSGMRLRDKWDPERIDWWEALAIGTLQGLAVFPGLSRSGSTIVLALLLGIGSVRAARFSFLISLPAILGAALMNLRKGAGVSVLPDMIPSVIGFGLALVVGYLSLLLVERLVVQGRFKWFAPYTAFLAVLCFYLYRQG, encoded by the coding sequence ATGACGATCCTGCAGGCGATCATCCTGGGGCTCCTTCAGGGGGCGACCGAATTCCTTCCCGTCAGCAGCTCCGGGCACCTGTTCCTCACCCAGAAGCTGCTCGGGCTCAACGAACCCGAACTGGCCTTCGATACCCTCCTGCACCTGGGGACTCTCGGAGCGGTCCTCTTCTTCCTCCGCCGAGAGATCGCCGACATGGCGGGATCGCTCTTCGACCGTCGAAAATTCTTCCCGAAGCGCGCGTGGGGGCGGCGCGAGATCGGCCTTATCCTGCTCGCTACCCTCCCGACCGGCATCATCGGCCTCGCCTTTCACAAAGTGGTCGAGACGCAACTCACGGTTTTGGGGATCGGCCTTCGCTACCTGGTGCTGACCGGATTGCTGATCGTCAGCGGAATGCGGCTCCGCGACAAGTGGGATCCCGAGCGGATCGACTGGTGGGAGGCCCTCGCGATCGGCACCCTCCAGGGACTCGCCGTCTTCCCCGGCCTTTCCCGGTCCGGGTCCACGATCGTGCTGGCGCTCCTGCTGGGCATCGGCTCCGTGCGCGCCGCCCGATTTTCCTTCCTCATCTCGCTTCCCGCCATCTTGGGCGCCGCGCTGATGAATCTTCGCAAGGGGGCGGGTGTGTCCGTGCTTCCCGACATGATCCCTTCCGTCATCGGATTCGGGCTGGCGCTGGTGGTGGGCTACCTGTCGTTGCTTTTGGTCGAGCGGCTGGTCGTCCAGGGCCGCTTCAAATGGTTCGCGCCCTATACCGCGTTTCTTGCCGTACTCTGTTTCTACCTATATCGGCAAGGCTGA
- a CDS encoding phosphomannomutase/phosphoglucomutase, with protein sequence MINPHIFREYDVRGLVGTDLTPETVTLLGKGFGTYALRQGIRSITLGRDCRLSSPGFRDAMVEGLLSTGLDVIDVGVVPTPLLYYSIHKTGAGGGVMITGSHNPPDFNGFKLCIGPSSIYGETIQELRRLIERGEFATGEGKVTELSVEQDYKDYVLSVLHVPRKLKVVVDAGNGTASRVAPDLFRALGIEVVELFCEMDGRFPNHFPDPTVPENLRALIQTVKDNGADLGVGFDGDADRIGAVDELGNVIYGDYLLVLFAREILSRKPGSAVISEVKASQNLYDDVARRGGRPVMWKAGHSLIKQKMKEEHAEIAGEMSGHIFFKDRFLGFDDAIYASGRLFEIVASADRPLSALLADLPPVVSTPEIRVDCPDDRKFDVVTRVAAIVAPKANEVISVDGVRALFDGGWGLVRASNTQPVLVLRFEGKDQATVDGIRAIMEAAVRASI encoded by the coding sequence ATGATCAATCCTCACATCTTTCGGGAATACGACGTCCGGGGGCTGGTCGGCACAGACCTCACCCCCGAGACCGTGACGCTGCTCGGAAAAGGGTTCGGCACTTATGCCTTGCGGCAGGGAATCCGTTCGATCACCCTGGGGCGCGACTGCCGGCTGAGCTCCCCGGGCTTTCGCGACGCGATGGTCGAAGGGCTGCTGTCGACGGGGCTAGACGTCATCGACGTGGGGGTCGTCCCGACGCCGCTTCTTTACTACTCCATCCACAAGACCGGCGCCGGCGGCGGCGTGATGATCACCGGAAGCCACAACCCGCCCGACTTCAACGGCTTCAAGCTTTGCATCGGGCCGTCGTCGATCTACGGCGAGACGATCCAGGAGCTTCGTCGGCTGATCGAGCGTGGCGAATTCGCCACTGGGGAAGGCAAGGTCACGGAACTGTCCGTCGAACAGGACTACAAGGACTATGTCCTGTCCGTGCTGCACGTTCCCCGCAAGCTCAAGGTGGTCGTCGATGCCGGCAACGGCACCGCCAGCCGCGTCGCGCCCGACCTGTTCCGGGCGCTGGGGATCGAGGTGGTCGAACTGTTCTGCGAGATGGACGGCCGCTTTCCCAACCACTTCCCCGACCCGACCGTCCCCGAGAATCTCCGCGCCCTGATCCAGACGGTCAAGGACAACGGCGCCGACCTCGGCGTCGGCTTCGACGGCGACGCCGATCGCATCGGGGCGGTCGACGAGCTGGGCAACGTCATCTACGGCGATTACCTCCTGGTGCTGTTCGCCCGCGAGATCCTTTCCCGGAAGCCGGGCTCGGCCGTCATCTCCGAGGTCAAGGCGTCGCAGAACCTGTACGACGACGTGGCACGTCGGGGCGGAAGGCCCGTCATGTGGAAGGCGGGTCATTCCCTCATCAAGCAGAAGATGAAGGAGGAGCATGCCGAGATCGCCGGCGAGATGAGCGGCCACATCTTCTTCAAGGACCGCTTCCTCGGGTTCGATGACGCGATCTACGCGTCGGGGCGGCTGTTCGAAATCGTCGCGTCGGCCGACCGGCCGCTTTCCGCGCTGCTCGCCGACTTGCCGCCCGTGGTCTCGACGCCCGAGATCCGGGTCGATTGCCCCGACGACCGGAAGTTCGACGTCGTCACGCGGGTCGCGGCGATCGTCGCCCCGAAAGCGAACGAGGTGATCTCCGTCGACGGCGTCCGGGCGCTGTTCGACGGCGGATGGGGGCTCGTGCGCGCCTCCAACACGCAGCCGGTCCTGGTGCTCCGGTTCGAGGGGAAGGACCAGGCCACGGTCGACGGGATCCGGGCCATCATGGAAGCCGCGGTACGGGCTTCGATATGA